The genomic stretch CTATCTACTGGGCTGGCTGTTCGCGCTGGTCATCGGTATTTCGCGGCTGGTGCTGCACAAGCACTCGGTTTCTGAAGTAGTGGCCGGTGTGGCGCTGGGCACGCTGGTCAGCCTGACCTGGACACTGTTGTCCGCGCTTGATTCGCGCCCGACCCATCATTTTGTGCTGGCCAGCGCCATCGTGATCATGGTGATGTGCGGGCTGCATGGCGAACGCGCCCCCACCCAGAACGCCATTGCCCGCTGGGCGATCGCCATGTCTGGCCGGCCGGTGGCCTACAACCGCTACACCGCATGGCCCAACAGCCCGTATCGCAAAATACGCTACATCGACCCCTGGGGCGTTTGATCCGTCTTTTTGCGCAGTTCGTCGCACAATCCGACAGGTATTGCGCCACCCCGCATACTGACGGCCATTACCCCTCCATCAGGCCGCA from Silvimonas iriomotensis encodes the following:
- a CDS encoding phosphatase PAP2 family protein; amino-acid sequence: MAAWQIWQIVTNFGDSALLLPVAAVLVGWMLYEKAWRCATIWLLLFTPALAVVLGAKLAFLGWGIGIESLDFTGPSGHTTLSMAIYPTLAVWIVQRMPPRNHGSAYLLGWLFALVIGISRLVLHKHSVSEVVAGVALGTLVSLTWTLLSALDSRPTHHFVLASAIVIMVMCGLHGERAPTQNAIARWAIAMSGRPVAYNRYTAWPNSPYRKIRYIDPWGV